In a single window of the Diospyros lotus cultivar Yz01 chromosome 10, ASM1463336v1, whole genome shotgun sequence genome:
- the LOC127811883 gene encoding phosphoenolpyruvate carboxylase-like, protein MGTRNLEKMASIDAQLRLLAPAKVSEDDKLVEYDALLLDRFLDILQDLHGEKIRETVQECYEHSAEYERNHNPKKLDELGNVLTSLDAGDSIVIAKSFSHMLNLANLAEEVQIAYRRRVKLKKGDFADEASATTESDLEETLKRLIVKLQKSPEEVFDALKNQTVDLVLTAHPTQSVRRSLLQKHGRIRNCLTQLYAKDITPDDKQELDEALQREIQAAFRTDEIRRTPPTPQDEMRAGMSYFHETIWKGVPKFLRRVDTALKNMGINERVPYNAPLIQFSSWMGGDRDGNPRVTPEVTRDVCLLARMMAANLYFSQIEDLMFELSMWRCNNELRARADELHRSSKRDAKHYIEFWKQIPPNEPYRVILGDVRDKLYHTRERARHLLANGFSDIPEEAAFTNVEQFLEPLELCYRSLCDCGDKPIADGSLLDFLRQVSTFGLSLVRLDIRQESDRHTDVIDAITRHLEIGSYKEWSEERRQEWLLSELRKKRPLFGPDLPKTEEIADVLDTFHVISELPSDNFGAYIISMATAPSDVLAVELLQRECRVKQPLRVVPLFEKLADLEAAPAAVARLFSIDWYQNRINGKQEVMIGYSDSGKDAGRLSAAWQLYKAQEELIKVAKKYSVKLTMFHGRGGTVGRGGGPTHLAILSQPPDTIHGSLRVTVQGEVIEQSFGEEHLCFRTLQRFTAATLEHGMHPPISPKPEWRALMDEMAVVATKEYRSIVFQEPRFVEYFRLATPETEYGRMNIGSRPSKRKPSGGIESLRAIPWIFAWTQTRFHLPVWLGFGAAFKHVIDKDIKNLQMLKEMYNQWPFFRVTIDLVEMVFAKGDPGIAALYDKLLVSEDLWALGERLRSNYEATKSLLLQIVGHKDLLEGDPYLKQRLRLRDAYITTLNASQAYTLKRIRDPSYDVKVRPHLSKEIMESSKPPTAELVKLNPTSDYAPGLEDTLIITMKGIAAGMQNTG, encoded by the exons ATGGGGACTAGGAACTTGGAGAAGATGGCCTCGATCGATGCCCAATTGAGGCTTTTGGCGCCGGCCAAGGTGTCGGAAGATGACAAGTTGGTGGAGTATGATGCTCTCTTGTTGGATCGGTTTCTTGATATTCTGCAGGATTTACACGGCGAGAAAATCAGAGAAACG GTTCAAGAGTGCTATGAGCATTCTGCTGAATATGAACGGAATCATAATCCTAAGAAGTTGGACGAGCTGGGGAATGTGCTTACAAGTTTAGATGCTGGGGATTCAATTGTGATTGCCAAATCTTTTTCTCACATGCTTAACTTAGCCAACTTGGCTGAAGAGGTTCAAATAGCTTATCGCCGAAGGGTTAAGTTGAAGAAAGGTGATTTTGCTGATGAGGCATCTGCAACAACTGAATCAGACCTTGAAGAGACCCTTAAGAGGCTCATTGTCAAGCTGCAAAAGTCACCTGAAGAAGTTTTTGATGCTCTGAAGAATCAGACAGTAGACCTAGTCCTTACAGCACATCCCACTCAATCTGTCCGTAGATCTTTACTTCAAAAGCACGGAAG GATCCGTAATTGTTTGACCCAGTTGTATGCTAAAGATATTACCCCAGATGATAAGCAGGAGCTTGATGAGGCTCTACAGAGAGAG ATACAAGCAGCATTTCGTACAGATGAAATCAGGAGGACACCTCCAACTCCACAAGATGAGATGAGGGCAGGAATGAGCTACTTCCATGAGACTATCTGGAAAGGAGTCCCAAAATTTTTACGCCGTGTTGACACTGCATTGAAAAATATGGGGATCAATGAGCGTGTTCCTTATAATGCTCCTCTAATTCAATTCTCTTCATGGATGGGTGGGGATCGTGATG GGAACCCAAGGGTGACTCCTGAAGTTACACGAGATGTTTGTTTGTTGGCCAGAATGATGGCTGCTAATTTGTACTTTTCCCAAATAGAGGATCTTATGTTTGAG TTGTCAATGTGGCGTTGTAACAACGAACTTCGTGCTCGTGCAGATGAACTTCATCGGTCCTCAAAGAGAGATGCAAAACATTATATTG AGTTTTGGAAACAAATTCCTCCAAATGAGCCATATCGTGTTATTCTTGGTGATGTAAGGGACAAGCTGTATCATACCCGTGAACGTGCCCGTCATTTACTAGCCAACGGATTCTCTGATATCCCTGAGGAAGCAGCTTTCACTAATGTTGAGCAG tTCCTGGAACCTCTTGAACTTTGTTATAGATCCCTCTGCGATTGTGGTGACAAGCCAATTGCTGATGGAAGCCTTCTTGATTTCTTACGACAAGTTTCCACCTTTGGACTCTCACTTGTGAGACTTGATATCCGACAAGAATCAGACAGACACACCGATGTTATTGATGCTATTACCAGACACCTGGAAATTGGATCCTACAAGGAATGGTCAGAAGAGCGCAGACAGGAGTGGCTTTTATCTGAACTCCGTAAGAAGCGCCCTTTGTTTGGTCCTGACCTTCCTAAAACTGAAGAAATCGCTGATGTGTTGGACACCTTCCATGTCATTTCAGAACTCCCCTCAGATAATTTTGGTGCCTATATAATATCAATGGCAACTGCACCGTCAGATGTGCTTGCTGTGGAGCTTTTGCAGAGGGAGTGTCGGGTTAAGCAACCGCTAAGGGTTGTCCCAttgtttgaaaaacttgctGATCTCGAGGCTGCACCTGCTGCTGTGGCTCGTCTATTCTCAATAGATTGGTATCAAAACCGGATTAATGGAAAGCAAGAAGTTATGATCGGGTACTCAGATTCAGGTAAGGATGCTGGTCGTCTCTCTGCTGCTTGGCAGCTGTACAAGGCCCAAGAAGAACTCATAAAAGTGGCAAAGAAATATAGCGTGAAACTTACCATGTTCCATGGTCGAGGAGGAACTGTTGGAAGAGGAGGGGGTCCAACCCATCTTGCTATTTTGTCTCAACCACCTGACACAATTCATGGATCGCTTCGTGTAACAGTTCAAGGTGAAGTTATTGAACAGTCATTCGGGGAGGAGCACTTGTGTTTTAGGACCCTACAACGTTTTACTGCAGCTACACTGGAACATGGAATGCATCCGCCAATCTCACCAAAGCCAGAATGGCGTGCATTGATGGATGAGATGGCAGTCGTTGCCACTAAAGAATATCGGTCCATAGTTTTCCAGGAGCCTCGGTTTGTTGAATACTTCCGCCTT GCAACGCCAGAGACCGAGTATGGTCGCATGAACATTGGCAGTCGTCCATCAAAAAGAAAACCCAGTGGAGGAATTGAATCGCTCCGTGCAATCCCATGGATCTTTGCTTGGACCCAGACAAGGTTTCATCTCCCAGTCTGGCTTGGTTTTGGTGCTGCATTCAAGCATGTTATTGACAAGGATATAAAGAACCTCCAAATGCTCAAGGAGATGTACAATCAGTGGCCTTTCTTCAGAGTGACGATCGACTTGGTTGAAATGGTGTTTGCCAAGGGAGATCCCGGGATTGCTGCTTTATATGACAAGCTGCTGGTGTCAGAAGACTTGTGGGCGCTTGGAGAGCGCTTGAGGTCCAACTACGAAGCAACAAAAAGCCTTCTCCTCCAG ATTGTTGGGCACAAGGATCTGCTCGAGGGAGACCCATACTTGAAGCAGAGACTCCGCCTTCGCGATGCTTACATTACAACCCTTAATGCGAGCCAAGCGTACACGCTGAAGCGCATTCGCGACCCTAGCTACGACGTGAAGGTGAGGCCCCATCTGTCAAAGGAAATAATGGAATCTAGCAAGCCGCCAACAGCAGAGCTGGTGAAGCTTAACCCGACGAGCGACTATGCCCCCGGGCTGGAAGACACCCTTATCATCACAATGAAGGGTATTGCTGCTGGGATGCAGAACACCGGTTAA